The DNA segment AGTGCCTACACCTTTACGCAAAACCAAGGAACCTGATGTCTCGTATATTGTGAATTCAATGGCTGAAATCAGGAAGATCCTGCATAAAGGGATGCTGATTGTGCTGGAAAGCACCACTTATCCTGGCACTACCAGGGAGCTGGTAGCCCAGGTAATTGAAAAGTCAGGCTTCAAGGTGGGAACCGAGATCCTGGTGGCTTTTTCGCCTGAGCGGGTGGACCCGGGTAATCCGAAATATCATACAAAAAATACGCCCAAAGTGATCGGCGGCATCACAGCTGCCTGCACTGAAGCAGCCTGTCAGCTCTATTCCTCAGTGATAGACACTGTTGTGAAAGTCGATTCCGCAGAGGAAGCCGAAATGGTGAAGCTGCTGGAGAATACGTACAGGGCAGTGAACATTGCTCTGGTGAACGAGATGGCACTGATGTGCGACAGAATGGGGATCAACATCTGGAACGTGATTTCTGCGGCAGCCACCAAGCCTTTCGGATTCATGAGCTTTTATCCTGGCCCGGGCATTGGCGGCCACTGCATACCGCTTGATCCGACATATCTTTCCTGGAAAGCCAAGATGTTCGATTTTTACAACAGATTCATAGAGCTGGCCACTGATATCAACGGCAATATGCCGCGCTTTGTGCTGCAGAAACTTGCCAGAATCATGAACAGGGAAAAAATCCTTTTGAATGGTTCGAAAATACTGCTGCTTGGCGTGGCCTACAAGCCGGACATTAATGACCTGCGGGAGTCTCCTGCGCTGGAAGTTTACAGGCTGCTGAGAGATGTGCAGGCGAGTGTGGATTATTTTGATCCATATGTGAAGACAATCAGGGAAGGCGGTAAAATCATCAAGAGCATCCAGCTGACTGCGGCAGCGATCTCGAAATATGATGCAGTGATAGTGACTACCAGACACAGGGAGCTGGATTACGAGCTGGTTCTGAAGCATGCCGGCCTGATTTTCGACACCAGGGATGCCTATCACGGGATTCAGGACAAAAAAATACACAGGCTGTGAACACTATTCACTTGCCAAGGGAGTACCAATGATCCTTCTGACAGGCGCTGCAGGCTTTATCGGAAATGTTGTGGCTGATCAGATGCTGACCCAGGGCCGCGATGTGCTCGGCCTGGATAATCTGAATGACTATTATGATGTCAGGATCAAAAATTGGCGCTGCCAGCAGCTTGAAAAGCGGAAAAATTATAGATTCAAGCGCCTGGATATTGAAAACTATCAGGAGCTGGAAAAGATTTTTCAGGACAACAGATTCGAAGCTGTGATCAACCTGGCTGCCAGAGCCGGAGTGCGTTACAGCATGGAAAACCCTTTTGTCTACATGACCACGAATGCGGACGGGACGCTGAATCTCCTGGAATTATGCAGGAAATACAAGGTGCCAAAATTCGTGCTTGCTTCCACTTCCTCGCTGTATGCGGGGCAGCCGATGCCTTTCGCGGAAACGCTTCCTGTGAACACGCCGATCTCTCCTTATGCAGCTACCAAAAAAGCCGCAGAAGCCATCTGCTATTCCTACCACTATCTCTACGGCATTGACGTCTCGATCCCCAGGTATTTTACAGTCTATGGCCCTGCAGGCAGGCCAGACATGAGCATTTTCCGCTTCAGCTGGTGGGCTCTGCACGACAAAAAAATCGAAGTGTTCGGCGATGGGACACAGACCAGGGATTTCACTTATGTGACAGACATTGCCAGGGGAACTGTCGCTGCCTTGAAAAACGTGGGCTATGAAGTGATCAATCTGGGCAACAATCACCCGCAGCAGCTGAATTATCTGATTGAACTGATCGCAAAGGAAACAGGCAGAAAAATGGACAGGAACAGCGCTGATTTTCACAAGGCTGACCTGACTGCCACCTGCGCAAACATTGAGAAAGCCGGCAGATTGTTGAATTGGAAACCTGAGGTTTCACTCCAGGAAGGCGTAGCCAGGACTGTTAAATGGATGAAAGACAACTGGGACTGGGTGAAAGATTTAAAGATCTGATTCACTTCCTCTTGAGATCTGAACCCTTTTAGGTTAAGATACTTCACATTACAGAATCTTTACTGATGGAGCAGACATGAAAAAAGCGCTGATTACCGGTATTACTGGGCAGGATGGGGCATATCTGGCTGAACTGCTGCTTGACAAGGGATATGTTGTGCATGGAGTCAAGCGCAGATCATCCTCGTTCAATACCCAGAGAATCGACCATTTGTATCAGGACCCGCATGACAATAAAGTAAAATTCAAGCTGCATTACGGCGATCTGACAGACTCTACAGCCCTGATCAGGATCATCCAGGAAGTGCAACCTGATGAAATCTACAATCTGGCAGCCCAGAGCCATGTGCAGGTCTCATTCGACAATCCCGAGTATACGGCAAATGCCGATGGGATAGGAACCTTGAGACTGCTGGAAGCGATCAGGATTTTGAAGCTTGAAAAGAAAACCAGATTCTATCAGGCATCAACTAGTGAACTATACGGCAAAGTCCAGGAAACTCCGCAGACTGAAAAGACTCCGTTTTATCCCAGAAGCCCGTATGCTGCTGCCAAGATCTATGCCTACTGGATTACTGTGAATTACAGGGAAGCTTATAACATCTTTGCCAGCAACGGCATACTCTTCAATCATGAATCCCCGATCAGAGGCGAGACTTTTGTCACCAGGAAGATCACTATGGCTGCAGCCAGGATCGCGCTAGGGCTGCAGCAGAAACTGTATCTGGGCAACCTGGATTCCAAGCGCGACTGGGGCCATGCCAGGGATTTCGTGAAAGCGATGTGGCTGATCCTGCAGCAGAAGGAGCCTGACGATTTCGTGATCGCCACAGGCGAAACCAGGACTGTGCGCGAATTCGTGGAAATCGCGTTCAAAAGACTCGGGATCGAGATCAGCTGGACCGGAAAAGGCGTGCAGGAAAAGGGAATCATCAAGAAAATTTCCGAACCTGAACTTCAGGAAGTGGCTGAAACAATCCATAAGGTATGTAAA comes from the Candidatus Wallbacteria bacterium genome and includes:
- a CDS encoding nucleotide sugar dehydrogenase, with product MTKLLKKISNKQAKIGIVGLGYVGLPLACEFAAAGFQVLGVDISHEKIASLKKKVSYVLDVPTVRLKKLIDTGRMEFSSDYSLLRKADCISIAVPTPLRKTKEPDVSYIVNSMAEIRKILHKGMLIVLESTTYPGTTRELVAQVIEKSGFKVGTEILVAFSPERVDPGNPKYHTKNTPKVIGGITAACTEAACQLYSSVIDTVVKVDSAEEAEMVKLLENTYRAVNIALVNEMALMCDRMGINIWNVISAAATKPFGFMSFYPGPGIGGHCIPLDPTYLSWKAKMFDFYNRFIELATDINGNMPRFVLQKLARIMNREKILLNGSKILLLGVAYKPDINDLRESPALEVYRLLRDVQASVDYFDPYVKTIREGGKIIKSIQLTAAAISKYDAVIVTTRHRELDYELVLKHAGLIFDTRDAYHGIQDKKIHRL
- a CDS encoding GDP-mannose 4,6-dehydratase, with the translated sequence MILLTGAAGFIGNVVADQMLTQGRDVLGLDNLNDYYDVRIKNWRCQQLEKRKNYRFKRLDIENYQELEKIFQDNRFEAVINLAARAGVRYSMENPFVYMTTNADGTLNLLELCRKYKVPKFVLASTSSLYAGQPMPFAETLPVNTPISPYAATKKAAEAICYSYHYLYGIDVSIPRYFTVYGPAGRPDMSIFRFSWWALHDKKIEVFGDGTQTRDFTYVTDIARGTVAALKNVGYEVINLGNNHPQQLNYLIELIAKETGRKMDRNSADFHKADLTATCANIEKAGRLLNWKPEVSLQEGVARTVKWMKDNWDWVKDLKI
- the gmd gene encoding GDP-mannose 4,6-dehydratase; translation: MKKALITGITGQDGAYLAELLLDKGYVVHGVKRRSSSFNTQRIDHLYQDPHDNKVKFKLHYGDLTDSTALIRIIQEVQPDEIYNLAAQSHVQVSFDNPEYTANADGIGTLRLLEAIRILKLEKKTRFYQASTSELYGKVQETPQTEKTPFYPRSPYAAAKIYAYWITVNYREAYNIFASNGILFNHESPIRGETFVTRKITMAAARIALGLQQKLYLGNLDSKRDWGHARDFVKAMWLILQQKEPDDFVIATGETRTVREFVEIAFKRLGIEISWTGKGVQEKGIIKKISEPELQEVAETIHKVCKQLPLKKGQTIVEIDERYFRPTEVDFLLGDPSKAKKKLKWIPETTFADLVNEMVLSDLLEASKVSHLNLSGFKIGHRYEV